The nucleotide sequence CGTGTTGCCAAGGCGTTGAGCATTGACATTGACCCCGGTATGCTGCAACAAAATCAACAAAACAATCCTCAGCCTGTAACAGCCTAAATTATTAGCTGTCTGTTTTCTCCTTTGGGTAGGTGAACCTGTTTTTAACAGGGGCGCATCAATAACGCCCCTACCCAAAGGCTTTCCGGGTTAACGACAATTTTGTATTTGGAATTACTTATCAAGTTACTCTCAGCAGTTCTCCTAAAAAATTGTAGGGAAAATTTATGGATTCTGCCAATAAGCCATGCAAACCTAAGCAACTTAGCATATTACAAATTATTGGAATAGTGCTGCTATTAGCTGCGGTTAAATATAGTTTGGACGAAGTTTCACTGTTTCTGCTTAAGCATTTTATTTCAGAAGAATCTGTTGTGTACACAACATTAGTCAACGAATTTCGGCATTTTCACTAACCTTGAGCAATGGTGGCGCGCCCGTGCGATCGCCTGTCTTTCTGTTGATGCTCCAAACGAAGCCATACGCGAACGGGCGCAAGGAGAGCGAAGTTACGCGCACACTTTATTCACACTCTTGAGCTTATTCACTTCATCCCACCAACTCTTCAGTTTAGGAGTTTGAGCGGTAATTGCCTCAAACTCTGGCGTTTTCGAGAGGTAGATGAAGATGGGAATTAGGTAGAAATCGGCAATGCTCAATTCATTACCTAGCAGGTATGGGCTACCAACAGCCAGCGACTCAATCGCCTCTGCTGCTGTTTTTGCAGGCGCGATCGCATTTTTCACCGCGTCCTCATCTGTTTTGCCGCCCTGACTTGGCACAATTAGATGCTGGATGACAATTGTCCTGATTGCAGATGGGTAGAAATAGCTATCAATAATTGCCATAATCTGGCGCATCCGAGCCTT is from Funiculus sociatus GB2-C1 and encodes:
- a CDS encoding glutathione S-transferase N-terminal domain-containing protein; translation: MPAIAVYGIPLSTYVRTVRLLLEEAGADYDLKEVGIFNGENTSAEYLAKNPFGKVPTLEVDGEVLYETAAITDYLDTVVASNKFSPSNPLSKARMRQIMAIIDSYFYPSAIRTIVIQHLIVPSQGGKTDEDAVKNAIAPAKTAAEAIESLAVGSPYLLGNELSIADFYLIPIFIYLSKTPEFEAITAQTPKLKSWWDEVNKLKSVNKVCA